The region GGCGGACCGGCCGGATTCGGTGCCACGTGGCCCGCTTGCGCCGTCGGCCCGGGTCCGGACGACGGGGCGCTCTGCGCGGCTCCCAGCGGTGGGGGCACCGGCTGGCCTCCCAGCGGTTGTGGCCCGGGCTGGCCCGGCGGGACCTGCTGCTGGGGTGGGACCTGCTGCTGGGGTGGGACCTGCTGCTGGGGCGGGGCTTGGCGCGGGCCTGGCTGGCCGGGCGGACCCGGTGGGGGTCCCGGTGGACCCGGTGGGGGGCCTGGCTGGCCCGGCGGCCTGCCCGGTTGGCCCTGCGGCGGCCCTGACTGGCCTGGTGGCACCGGCTGGCCCGGCCCCGGCCGCGGTGGTCCCGGACGCGGTGGTCCCTGGGGCGCTCCCGGTGGCGATCCGCCCTGCGGGGGGCCCGGCGGCGGACCGGGCCGCTCGTGCCCTGGCTGTCCCGGGCCCGGCCGCCCCGGATACCCGGCTCGGGGATCTCCACGCTCATAGGCCATGGCCGCGCATTGTCCCGGTTGATCCCTCCCAGGCGAAACCCCCTTCTCCACCGAACAACCCATGAGACGCACCACAACCTTGAGTGCATCGTCTGCCCCGCGAGCGTGACGGCCGCCTGGCTCGGCGAGAGCGTCCGCGATCGGCACGGCTGTCCTGGCGTGACCGCGTTCCTGGTAACGAGGTTCGGCAGCGTGCCGATCAACCGGGAGATTCGGCGGCACAACGAATGCGCCGAGCGGCCGTTGCGCTTCGTCGCTGCTCTGGAACCGGACTGCATCGAAACGGCTTTCACCGACGAAGCCCCGCTGACGATCGCCGATCTCCGCCCCGGGTTCGACGACGCCCCCGCCTACCGAAGAATGCGGATGGAGGGCGAGTTCATGGCGGCACCGATCTTCAAGGCCTTCGACGCGATAGCCCACATCCCGACCACGACGATCGCCGATCTCCGCCCCGGGTTCGACGACGCCCCCGCCTACCGAAGAATGCGGATGGAGGGCGAGTTCATGGCGGCACCGATCTTCAAGGCCTTCGACGCGATAGCCCACATCCCGACCACGACGATCGCCAAATCCGCCCTCGCCAAACCAGATTCGAGGAATTGAATCGCGAAATCCTTTACCAATGAAGAGGATCGCCGCCCTTGCGGCATGCCTGCGGGTGTAGCTGGTTAATGGCCCGGTAGCAGGGTGGACAGCGGAATTGCCGCGATGTCCGCGGGAGGGCGGGACAGGTGAAGCGTGGCGTGGAACGCGCCGTCGGTCTCCTTCCCGGACGGGTCATGCCCCGCCGCGACGACGGCGTCGATCGCGTAGCGCTCCTCGGCAGGGCCGGTGAACCGGCGTTGCAGAACGGTGTGGGAGGAGGTTTCGGTGACCAGCCCGCAGTTGGCCAGCGCGTCGGCGATGGGCTGGTAGGTGCCGGTGCGCAGGACGAACGCCGCCACCCACACCGGACGCTCGGCGTTGTCCAGCAAGGGCTGGAAAGTGCTGTGGGACAGGAAACTGGCTCCGCCAGTGACCGTGATCAACCGGACATCCCGTGTCGCGGCGAGCAAGGCCGCGCTGGCAGGCGCGGTTTCCAGGTTCTCGGCGAACCCGGCGTCCATCACCCCCACGGCACGGGCGTAGTCGATGGCGTTGCGCGCCGCGTCCAGACCGACCACACGCGTCCGCCGGCCCGCCGGGTAGCGGCGGGCACCGTAGAAGCGCCTGTCGGCGGTGACCAGTTCCTCGACCGACAGTGTCGTGATGTCCGGCCCGGTGTACCGGGCCTGCAGGTCGGCCAGGCTCACATCGTGGTTGAGCAGCGCGGCGTTGATCCCGTACGAACAGCAGATGTCCAGCACCGTGACCGGCCGCCCGGCGTTGTGCCGGGTGAGCGCGGCGACCAAGCGCCGGAACACCGCTTGGGCGTGGTGCGGGGTCTGGTACCCGAACGGCGTCAGCGCCCGGAAGTACCCACGCGGGTCCGGTTGGTCGTAGACGTGTTCGAACCCGGTCCTTGCCTCCACCAGGGGGTCCTCAGCCCGGCACAAGGTCGCGTCGGCTTTGCTTTCCTCGCCAGGTGTACAGCTCAAGATGAGGGTCCTCTCCTACTCGGTCCACGCCCTGACCGGGCACCCCGACCAAGACTGCCGTGCCCGGCCCCCGCGAACTAGCCACGCCAGCCGGTCAGGTGACCGTGTCGGGCAACGATCACCAGAACTTGTGCTACGGCTCCGGCTCTGGGGGGAGGATGAGCACTAGCTCGACGGGTTCTGCGTTGCGCTGCGGCGAAATCTCCGCCGGCGCGGCCCGGGACGTTCGCCCCTGGATGGGTATCTGCGCGGGCGACCATGCTGAATTCTGCGCTAGTGCGCGAATACCGGCCTGGTGGCGGACCGGGATTCTCGCCCAGAACCCAACGCGGCTCGGCGACTGGCTTTCAACACGGCCGAGAAGACGCTCGGTACGGCCTAAGACGGCGACGGCCGGTCGGAAATCCTGGTCACCAGCCCGTGGGTACTGGGTGTGCTGGAGCGCTCGGGGACGGCCTGACCGATGCAACACTTCGGCGGATGGCTGCTCAACACCGCGGACAACGACTTCGGGCATGGGAGTCCGTGACCGGCGCAACCGAAAGTTTCGGCTTCGCAGCCGAGGGAGCACAGCAATGAGACGAACCAACCACCACACATGCGCGCGGTGCAGCATCCTGCCACAGTACGTGCTGACCGACCTCGCGGTGCAGGGCGACGAAGAACTGCGGGCGACCGCGTTGCGCACCATCGGGACGTCGGTCGCGATGCGCACGAGGCGCACCGTCATCACACAGATGTTCCAGCAACTCGGCGTCGCCTCGGCGGACCTCGCCGCGCTGAACCCCACGACAGACGAACGCAAATCCGTCTACGACGCGCAGCACGGCGGGCACGAAGACCTCGCCGGCGTGCTCCGGCGCAACGAGGGCGGTCAACCCGTGGACGACGAGCCCGTGAACCAGGCGTTCGACAACGCCGACCACACCCATGACTTCTACCGGGACGTGTACCAGCGAAACAGCGTCGACGGGGAGGGCATGGAACTCGTCTCAAGCGTCCACTTCGGAACCGACTTCGACAATGCGTTCTGGAACGGACTACAGATGGTCTACGGCGATGGCAGCGGCCTCATCATGGCCAAGGACAGCCTGACCCGGGATGTCGCGGTGGTGGCGCACGAGATCACCCACGGCATCGTGCAGTTCACCGCCGGTTTGCGCTACAGCAAGCAGTCGGGTGCGCTCAACGAGTCCATCGCCGACGTGTTCGGGTCGATGGTCAAGCAGTACCTCGCCAAGGAGACCCCGGACGAGGCCGACTGGCTGATCGGCGAGGGCATCCTGGGCAGCGAACTGCGCGGCCAGGCACTGCGGTCGATGAAGGCACCGGGCACGGCCTTCGATCAGGATCGCCAGCCCGCCCGCATGGACGAATACGTCGACCTACCCGACGACAACGACCCGCGGCATGACCACGGCGGGGTGCACATCAATTCGGGCATCCCGAACAAGGCGTTCTACCTGGTGGCTACCACGCTCGGCGGGTACTCCTGGGAGCAGGCGGGACACATCTGGTACCACGCGTTGACGACGCAGCTGCGACCGAGCAGCAGCTTCGCGGAGGCCGCGGAAGCGACCACGAACTCCGCGGTGGAGCTCTACGGAGCCGGGCACGACGCCGAGAAGGCGGTGCATTCGGCGTGGAAGGAGGTCGGAGTCCTCTGAGAGTCACGATCGTTCGCGGCGGTGGGCTGGCCGGTCTGGTCATCACCACCGCCGTCGACACGTCCGCACTCACCGAGCAGGACGCGACGACGCTGCGGGACCTGGTCCGCGCCGCCGACCTGGAGAACGTTCCTTCGAGCACGAGCCCGGCGATGCCGGATGAGCAGGCCTTCGAGATCACCGTTGAGACGGAGGAAAGTAGCCGGACGGTCGTGCTGAACGAGCGCGACCTGTCTGGTGCGGTGCGCTCTCTCGTGGCCTGGGTAACGAAAAGGAGCGATCTCAAGGGAAATCCGCATGCCTCTTGAAATCGCCCCAGGGGTGTGACGATGAGTTCACCCGCTCCGGGCGTCGAAGGAGTCGCTCGTCGCCCGCGACAGCAGCGACTTCTGGATGCGCAGGCTCGGCGTTTTCGGAAAGTCGTCCACGACGGCGACGTAGCGCGGCACCTGGAACCGGGCTAGGCGCTGCCCGCACCAGGCGACGAACATCGCCGGGTCGAACGCGCCCGGGTCGGTGACGGTGACGAACACCTTGATGTCCTCGTCCCCCTCCTGGGCGGGCACGCCGACGACGGCGCTCTCGGCGACCGCCGGATGTGTGTTGACGATCGCCTCGACCTCCCAGGCCGAGACGTTTTCCCCGCGGTGCCGCAACGAATCGGTCAGCCTGCCGGTGAAGTGCAGCGCGCCGCCGCTGAAACGGCCACGGTCGCCGGTCCGCCACCATGGGCCGCGGCGGGACCGCGCGGTGGCCTCGTCGTTGCGGAAATAGCCTATGGCCGAGGATGGCCAGGACGAGCCCACCGCTGCCGGCGATGAGGTAGCCGGGCACCGCGAGCACGACGAAGGCAAGCGCGCCCGCAAGGATCATCCGTTGCTCGCCGCTGGAATCGCCGTCGCGCCATTCACATTCGGTGCATCACTGGCGAACATTCCCATCGAAATGGCCGCAACCAGCGTAGTTGCCGGAACGTCATTGGTAGTGCTCGTGAAACTCTGGATCGGGCACCCAATCCACGCATGTGGGCCGTTGACCTGTGCGGACGAACTCGCGCTGGGCTTCGTGGGCTTGGGCGATAGGCAGTTCTGCGCCGGGTGGCATGACCATGAGGTGGGCGCCGGCAAGGAAGTAGTCGACGTGGTCGTGGTTCGTGCCGTGGGCGGGAACTAAGGCGGATGTCGCGTCAAACCACATGAGTGCGCCGGTTTCGCAGCGCACCCCGAACATGAGCGTGGGCGTGTCGTCGCCGGGTTGGTGCTGGAAGCTCCACGCGATGCCGCATTCCGGCTTTGTGCGTTTCTGGTCGTGCTCGGAGATGCCGCGCACGAGTTGGTCAACGTCGGTGCGGGCGGGCACGAGTACTTCCCCGCATTTGAGGATGCCTGCGTCCGGAGCGCTGGTCATGCTTTTCCCTTGTAGGTCTTGGAGAACGGCTTACCGTCCTGAGTGGTGCCGTGCACAGTCAACGTGTACCCGTTCGGCAAGAACCGTTCAACGACCTGGTCGCATCCGGACGGCTGGGGCTCTAGACGCGGGCAGGTGTCGGTCGCTTCCCGCCGCATCTTGGCGATTTCAAATGGAAATCAACGCGCTGATTTCCATTGAAATCGCCCACCCCCGGCCGCCAAAGCGCCACCTACCGCAACAGCTTGACCAGCGGCTCCCCCGCGAGCAGCACGTGCCCCGTCGTGGTGCCGACGGCCGTGGACGCACTGCCCGACGATGTGCGGTGGTAAGCGATGACCAAGCGAATTCGTGAGAACAACCTGCCGTTCGACTACGTCCACCGGCCCCGAGCAGTTGGCCAAGCTGCGGTCACTGGAGCAGCACAGCGACGTTTTAGTCGACACCCAGGGCAGTCTTGAACAAGGGGCGCATCTACCCCTTCTCTCCCACAGTGGACACGTTCAGGCTGCGAGGGGACGCCCTTTCGCACGCGCTCGGCGGCTATCGAGCGCGGCGGCCAGGCTGGCTCGGCAGGTTCGGAGGATCTGCCGCGTCGCTGCGGTATCGGGGCTTCGGCCGCAACGCGTGCAGGTAACGTTGACCGAACCCGAGACCTCGTCCACCGCGACGGAAGCCTCGGCTTCGCAGCGCCGGCACCAGCGGTGTCCGGTCACGATGATGACGTGCGCAGGCGAGCTGATGCATTCGTGCGCCCATCGGCGATGCACGTGGCAGGAGATGCGGTCTAACGCCGAGAGTTCCTCGCGCTCTTCCGCAGCGTCTTCCAGGATGAGGGTGTCCGCTAGGCGGCGATCATGTAAGTCGGCGTAGCGCTCACCGAACTGCAGGAGTTCCGCAGGTCCGGGTCGGGGTGGGCGTAGCGCACGCCGTGGCTGAGGGCACTCGGCCTCAGTCCGTTCGGGGTAAGTGTGGAGAAGCACGGGCTCTGCCTTCCTTGGGGCAGCGTTGTCGGGTTACGACCAGTGTCTTTCGTCCCGGTTGCGGAGACATTGGTATCTATACGTATTCGGCTACGGATTCGGGGTACGTACCCCCGCCGGTGACCCCCACCAGCCCACTCCCATCAACGATGAAGTGCCCCCGGACAGGCCCATGTGCGGGCTTGTCATGCCGCCGCTCAGCGGGACTGGTCCTTGAGCACGGATTGGTCCATCTTCACCACATATCGCGCGCCGATCGGGCGGCTCGACGTGGACATTGACTGGCTGGTGGGCGATTCGAATGTCCTTGTCACTGAACCGCAGTGGCTAAAGTGCCACCTGTGAGCGCTGTGAGCACGCGGTACGCGGACTACCCGGCCTTTATCGTCGGGTTGCACGGGACGCTGAACCTGCACCCTTGCGTGGCGAGTCAGTGGGAGCGTGACGAGTTCGCCGACGTCTACGGGCTGCTTGTCCAGCGCAGTACTGCGCTGGGTCTAGCCGAGTTCCGGGGCTGGAACACCGGGCTTACACAAATCTAGTTTCTGCTGGTCAGTGGCCCTACCCGCGCATCTTGCGCGTGTACTCCCGGAGCTGCCGCTTGGAGTCCTCCAGGTCAAACCGTGCTTGACCGCCAGGCGTGAACAGCTCAGGCACCAAGATCCCAGCCTGCACGTAACGCGCCACTGAACGGCGCGAAACTCCAAGTTCGTCCGCCAGCTGGGACGACGTGAGCAGCCTGGGCCTGATCATGCTCCGATCGTGTCCCCGTTGTCCGCGCTTGTCCCGTTCACTGACTCAGTCGCGTTAGCATGGCTCGCATGTCCCAGTTGGCGCAGCCTGGCAGCCCCTACAAGGTGGTGGTTGTCGCCCGGCGGCGTTGGTGGGCCTGCCCGATCGGCGGCGTGCGGTGTTGCCGCGTGCTTGTCGACATGGGGCAGGTGGCGCTAGACGCTATGGCCCTACACATCGAGCTCCACGGCGTGGCCGTGCCCTGTCAGATCTGCGGCAGCTGCCACGAAGCGCATTAGCATCATCTATCCCACCGGTCAACTCCGCTGTACCGTGGCCACATGAGTAACCAACAGTCACTAGGCGAACGCATCCGGCAACTACGCGGCGACCTCAACACACAGCAGCAACTTGCAGACCGAGCGGGTCTATCAATCGCGCTGATCCGCAAACTCGAACAGGGCACGCGACAGACATGCAGCGTCGCGAGCCTGCACAAGATCGCTCGCGCCCTAGATGTCACGCTCGCTGATCTACTCGTCCCAGCCTCGATACCTGAGCACGATCAAGATCAAGGAATCACGGCACTACGACACGCCGTGAGCTTGGTAGGCGTCCCGAAAGACAACCCTGCGACGACCCAGGAAGCGGCGCATGCCGAACTGTCGATTTGGAGCGCGTATTTTGATGGTAGGCACGATGCCGCTGTGCGTGTTCTCCCTTATTTGATCCGACGGCTAGAGTCCGGTCTAGCCGCGTCAAACGACGCGGACAGACCAGCTTATGTTCATTCGCTGTCTCGGGTGCTGTGGGCTGCTGGGCGTATCCTTTCGGGGCTACGACACGCTGACGCGGCTCATATAGCTTCGCAGAGGGCTATTAGCTTGTCCGCTCAGCTAGACGATCCCGTAATGACTGCCGCTGCTAGCGGATCTTTGGCAAGGCAACTCATGGTCGCGGGAAGGTACGAAGAATCCATCGAGCTGTACGCCTCGACGGCTAAGTCGATCGAACCGGGCAGGACCCACACCATTCCCCAAATGAGCGTTTACGGGAATTTGTTGCTCTCAGCCGGTAACGTGCAGGCACGTGCGGGCAACGCCGCAGAGGCGATGCATTTTCTAGCTGAGGCACGGGGGGTATCCAACGAGGTTCCCGACGGGCAGTGCCACCACAGCAGTGTCTTCGGGCCGTCGGCGGTCGCTATGCAAAGCACAGATATCGCTATCAACCTAGGAGAATTCGGTGACGCTTTGACAGCATCAAAGACAGTGCCGGAGGGAGGGTCTTCCCTGCCTACTCTATCTAGGAGCAGGCATAGCGTCGATCGCGCTTTGGTCCATCTCAAAACCGGAGGCGAAGACAAAGCGGTAGCCCTGTTGTCCTCAACGGCTTCCGCTGCCCCCTTCTGGTTCAAGAACCAGCGCCTGCCGAAATCTATCGTTCGGGATCTGCTCCACACACCCGCAGCTAAATCCGAGCAGTTGAGGAGTCTAGCTAAGACACTCGGAGTCCACTAACGCGATTGGGTAGTGCCACACCGCGTGTCACCCACGCCCTCCGTGCACCGACAAGATCCATCTTGGGCAGCCCCCGCCGGTCGTTCGTGATCCCCCCGGCAGCCGGACGGCGGGGGCCGCCCTTCCAACGGAGGGAAGGCGGCACGCGTTGAGGAACCCGTTCAAGTCCTGCCTAGAGCGCAGGCGCAGGAACCGAGTTCGGCGAGACATGATCCGCAGGCGAGTAAGGGTGTACCTGTGACGGACATCCCTGATCCGGAGCCCACAGAAAGCTCTTCTAGTCTTGGACCGAAGCTAGACATAGTCCTGCGAAAAGTTTCATGGGATCTTGATCAGGTGGCATTTAAATTGCCCCGGCGTGACGCGTCTAAAGAAGACCTGAACGTGCTCGCAGACACACTCACGGAATTGATAGAACTCCTGCGTAAGGAAGACCCTTGCTGAGATTTAGGCGATTACTACTGTGCCTTGTGGTGGCCTTGATAATTCTGTGACCAGCCGCAGTGGTACCGACGGCGGAGCGGAGAACGTACGCCGATGTACACGCAGACGTGGGCCCAAATATTGATTATAGGATTGCCCCTTTTGTCTCTCCTCTGGCCTACAACGAGAGACCGTTGATATCGGTGCCCGAATTCGCCAACTGGATGGCTGGCGAAAACGAGGCACGGTGGCACCAGATCGAGACGGGGGGACCTAGGCCGCTGGCTTACTGCGGCCATAGGCTGAAAGGTCCAGTACATCGGCGGATAATCGAGGTTCTACCTAGATACCAAGACCATCGAAACGTCGGCGGTGGCTGTCTCAACGCGATGATAGATATCAAACAAAGCCGAAACGCTAAGAAGGCCCCTGACGGCCCATACTTGTCAAGGGCCATCAAAGACTTCTACCGCACGCACAACAAGCCGATGAATGAAGGGTTCGATGCTTGACGAAGCGGAAACGATCGATACCGACGAACCCATAGTGTGGGAGTGCCCAGCAAGTGGATGTCCGTTTTCACACCAAGACCCAGATATAATGGGGCCGCACGAATACCAAGTGCACGGCCAAGCCTTCATGTCGAAAACATCCACCGTAATTATATCTAGGGGAAGCGACCAATAGACGCGGTGCGAGCAACGCCGGACGCGATCGCCTGAAGGTGATCGGCAAAACCCAGCTCAGTGCGCCCCGGCCGTGGAGCCGGGCCGCACTGCTGGGTGCGGTTTCTTGACCAAGAGCAAGGCGAAAGCACTTTGCTCGTGGGAGGGCATCGCCAGCTACTACAACATCGTGTGCAAATCCAGCACCTTGAGCAATGGGACCTGGTATCACGCGCACCCCAGCCCGCTAGCCCGGCTGATCAAAAACCACGTGGCCTTCGATCCGGAGGAGCGGAAGAGGCGGTTTGCGACCACCTGCGGACCGGCGACCCTACGGGAGGGTCCGGCAACCGACGATTGTGAAGGAGTTGAGACCCATCTGAGGAGATCTCCCGGTAGCAGTTCGGAGGGTTCGGTGATCGGGTCCGATCTCGGGAACGGCTCACGGGTCGCTGCGCCGCGCTGGCAGGGGTATGCGCCGCTGCGAGAGTACGCGGCGCTGGGCGATGGCCGCACCGTGGCCCTCCTCGCCCGGGACGGCTCGGTGGACTGGCTGCCGATGCCGGACCTGGACTCGCCGACGGTCTTCGGCGCGGTGCTCGATGCGCGTCGGGGAGGCTGTTTCGCCCTGGAACCGGAGCTGCCGTATCGGGTGAGCCGCCGGTACCTCCCGAGCACGAACGTCGTAGAGACGACGTTTACCACGGCCGAGGGCACGGCCCAGGTGACCGACGCCTTGACACTGCCCGGAGCGGCGTTGACGCCCACCCGGGAACTTGTCCGCAAGGTCGAAGGACTGTCCGGGGCAGTGCCCATGCGCTGGAGGGTGCAGCCCCGTTTCGGCTACGGCGCCGCAGGCACACGTATCAACCGGCGAGCAGGCGTACCGATGGCGTCGGCAGGCACGGACGCGGTGGCCGTGTGCACCTGGGGTGCGGGCGAGCCGGTAGGTGCCGATGGGGCGATCAAAGGTGCCTTCGAGATCCGGCTGGGTTCGCAGGCCCTGCTCGCACTGAGCTTCGCGCATGAGGAGCCGCTGGTGGTGCCCGCACGCTCAGAGTGTGCGGCGCGGCTGGCGGAGACCGGCCACCGTTGGCGGGCCTGGCTGCGGGATCGCGCCTACGCCGGGCGATGGCAGGAAGCCGTGACGCGCGGTGCATTGGCCCTGAAACTGCTGGTGTTCGCCCCGTCGGGCGCGGTGGCCGCCGCTGCGACCTCGTCGCTTCCCGAGGAGATCGGCGGCGGGCGCAACTGGGATTACCGGTTTTCCTGGCTGCGGGATTCCGCCTTCACCCTGGACGCCTTTCTCGCACTCGGGTGCCCCGGCGAGGCGCAGGCCTACTTCTGGTGGCTGATGCATGCCACCCAGTTCACCGAGCCGCGCCTGCGCCCGCTGTACCGGCTCGACGGTGGGGCCCGCGCACCCGAGCGGCCGCTC is a window of Saccharopolyspora phatthalungensis DNA encoding:
- a CDS encoding M4 family metallopeptidase, with product MRRTNHHTCARCSILPQYVLTDLAVQGDEELRATALRTIGTSVAMRTRRTVITQMFQQLGVASADLAALNPTTDERKSVYDAQHGGHEDLAGVLRRNEGGQPVDDEPVNQAFDNADHTHDFYRDVYQRNSVDGEGMELVSSVHFGTDFDNAFWNGLQMVYGDGSGLIMAKDSLTRDVAVVAHEITHGIVQFTAGLRYSKQSGALNESIADVFGSMVKQYLAKETPDEADWLIGEGILGSELRGQALRSMKAPGTAFDQDRQPARMDEYVDLPDDNDPRHDHGGVHINSGIPNKAFYLVATTLGGYSWEQAGHIWYHALTTQLRPSSSFAEAAEATTNSAVELYGAGHDAEKAVHSAWKEVGVL
- a CDS encoding protealysin inhibitor emfourin gives rise to the protein MEGGRSPLRVTIVRGGGLAGLVITTAVDTSALTEQDATTLRDLVRAADLENVPSSTSPAMPDEQAFEITVETEESSRTVVLNERDLSGAVRSLVAWVTKRSDLKGNPHAS
- a CDS encoding AMP-binding enzyme, translating into MGSSWPSSAIGYFRNDEATARSRRGPWWRTGDRGRFSGGALHFTGRLTDSLRHRGENVSAWEVEAIVNTHPAVAESAVVGVPAQEGDEDIKVFVTVTDPGAFDPAMFVAWCGQRLARFQVPRYVAVVDDFPKTPSLRIQKSLLSRATSDSFDARSG
- a CDS encoding Imm1 family immunity protein produces the protein MTSAPDAGILKCGEVLVPARTDVDQLVRGISEHDQKRTKPECGIAWSFQHQPGDDTPTLMFGVRCETGALMWFDATSALVPAHGTNHDHVDYFLAGAHLMVMPPGAELPIAQAHEAQREFVRTGQRPTCVDWVPDPEFHEHYQ
- a CDS encoding DddA-like double-stranded DNA deaminase toxin — protein: MRREATDTCPRLEPQPSGCDQVVERFLPNGYTLTVHGTTQDGKPFSKTYKGKA
- a CDS encoding helix-turn-helix domain-containing protein; protein product: MIRPRLLTSSQLADELGVSRRSVARYVQAGILVPELFTPGGQARFDLEDSKRQLREYTRKMRG
- a CDS encoding helix-turn-helix domain-containing protein, encoding MSNQQSLGERIRQLRGDLNTQQQLADRAGLSIALIRKLEQGTRQTCSVASLHKIARALDVTLADLLVPASIPEHDQDQGITALRHAVSLVGVPKDNPATTQEAAHAELSIWSAYFDGRHDAAVRVLPYLIRRLESGLAASNDADRPAYVHSLSRVLWAAGRILSGLRHADAAHIASQRAISLSAQLDDPVMTAAASGSLARQLMVAGRYEESIELYASTAKSIEPGRTHTIPQMSVYGNLLLSAGNVQARAGNAAEAMHFLAEARGVSNEVPDGQCHHSSVFGPSAVAMQSTDIAINLGEFGDALTASKTVPEGGSSLPTLSRSRHSVDRALVHLKTGGEDKAVALLSSTASAAPFWFKNQRLPKSIVRDLLHTPAAKSEQLRSLAKTLGVH
- a CDS encoding glycoside hydrolase family 15 protein yields the protein MTKSKAKALCSWEGIASYYNIVCKSSTLSNGTWYHAHPSPLARLIKNHVAFDPEERKRRFATTCGPATLREGPATDDCEGVETHLRRSPGSSSEGSVIGSDLGNGSRVAAPRWQGYAPLREYAALGDGRTVALLARDGSVDWLPMPDLDSPTVFGAVLDARRGGCFALEPELPYRVSRRYLPSTNVVETTFTTAEGTAQVTDALTLPGAALTPTRELVRKVEGLSGAVPMRWRVQPRFGYGAAGTRINRRAGVPMASAGTDAVAVCTWGAGEPVGADGAIKGAFEIRLGSQALLALSFAHEEPLVVPARSECAARLAETGHRWRAWLRDRAYAGRWQEAVTRGALALKLLVFAPSGAVAAAATSSLPEEIGGGRNWDYRFSWLRDSAFTLDAFLALGCPGEAQAYFWWLMHATQFTEPRLRPLYRLDGGARAPERPLAWEGYRGSAPVRVGNAAAEQLQLDTYGELLQTAWLYATASGRLDPDIARRLARVADFVCASWRQPDAGIWEVRSPPQHFTQSKMMCWIALDRALRLAERGLLSRRHAPAWRREQDAIEDFIETRCLSANQNSYVRSADAEDVDVSVLLGLLRGYASPQHPRMHGTVEAIRRDLAHGPFVYRYSGDDGLQGTEGAFVACSFWLAEALARCGHLKEATELIPTGRAG